In a single window of the Desulfotomaculum sp. genome:
- a CDS encoding formamidopyrimidine-DNA glycosylase — MPELPEVETIKRTLEARIKGLSVVSAEIFLPKLIRTPGLDEFKALLTGQKFQGLDRRGKYLLLHLSQGLVMVIHLRMTGRLIYLPVSAEIAPHTHLIINLDDGCQLRYSDIRRFGNISLVPAAGLDKIPGLCSLGKEPFDREFTRGYLLKQLHSRRVILKTLLLDQSFIAGLGNIYADEVLFRARIHPQQRSNTFSQRQSTRLFHAIQDVLREGIENRGTTLRDYVDGEGVAGNYQNLLKVHNRENQPCAVCSTNIIRLRISGRSTYFCPHCQRM, encoded by the coding sequence ATGCCTGAACTGCCAGAAGTAGAAACCATTAAACGAACCCTCGAGGCCAGAATTAAAGGGCTGTCGGTGGTTTCCGCAGAAATATTCCTTCCCAAGCTGATCAGGACGCCCGGTTTGGATGAATTCAAAGCACTTTTAACAGGGCAGAAATTTCAAGGGTTGGATCGAAGGGGTAAGTACCTTTTACTGCATCTTTCTCAAGGTTTGGTCATGGTGATACATTTGAGGATGACCGGGAGGCTGATTTATTTGCCCGTTTCTGCGGAGATAGCGCCGCATACCCATTTAATCATTAACCTGGACGACGGCTGCCAACTGCGCTATTCGGACATCCGGCGTTTTGGAAATATATCCCTGGTTCCGGCCGCGGGCCTGGACAAAATCCCTGGTTTATGCAGTCTGGGCAAGGAACCGTTTGATCGCGAATTTACACGCGGTTACCTGCTTAAACAACTGCACAGCCGCCGGGTCATCTTAAAAACTCTCCTTCTGGACCAGAGCTTTATTGCGGGGTTGGGTAATATATACGCCGATGAAGTATTGTTCCGGGCCAGGATCCACCCGCAGCAAAGATCAAATACTTTTTCGCAGCGTCAATCCACAAGGCTCTTTCACGCTATCCAGGATGTGCTCAGGGAGGGAATTGAAAACCGAGGTACGACCCTGCGGGATTATGTTGACGGGGAAGGCGTAGCCGGCAATTACCAGAACCTGCTCAAAGTGCATAACCGTGAAAACCAGCCGTGCGCTGTATGCTCAACAAACATTATCAGATTGCGGATAAGCGGGCGAAGCACATACTTCTGCCCACACTGCCAGAGGATGTAG
- a CDS encoding DNA polymerase I, whose amino-acid sequence MNSGLFLIIDGNSLAHRAFHALPLLTTSQGIFTNAVYGFANMLLRILSDRKPQFVAVCFDKGKITFRHSDYGEYKSKRKPTAEELRPQFPLIKEFLQAMCIRISEYDNYEADDLIGTLAVLSERAGMKNLILTGDQDALQMVSPLTKVLLTKKGITELEEYTEEKVRERYGVLPAFFADLKGLTGDQSDNIPGVPGIGPKTASVLLQKYGTLENILGNLAELPEKQRGKIEPFASQAVLSKQLAVLIKDVPLQEEISDYTWPGADYKKLIEFCGKYEFKSLIRSLTQTGQKPKNKKQARDTGSLFKEAEYAKTTSDDLYPVEKPEDLETLVEEVRRAGCAALAVNGSFDGGAERAVFAFPSAGETQDGPEIKTAVFSLTGQGLKALKAICTDRSIDLIAHDGKKLIRILKANGITIGNLSFDTMLAAYILNPGLSGYRLRDLALEHLKEIIPGDEDSSMLTSVRATCRLADILKDKLHLQEADELFYKVEMPLVYVLADMESAGVAVDREQLADLSDELARKIDDLTREIYALADCEFNINSTRQLSQILFEKLQLPVIRRTKTGFSTDAGVLEELADSHPIVNKILDHRMLAKLKSTYVDGMVSLINPVTGRLHTTFHQAVTATGRLSSSDPNLQNIPARVEEGRKIRQVFIPRQKGNLILTADYSQIELRLLAHLSSDENLKEAFLQGEDIHTKTAAEVFSISVVEVTNQMRSRAKAINFGIIYGISDYGLARNANISRQEAKQYIKSYFERYSGVQEYIKSAVEEARSKGYASTIMNRRRYLPDLFSPNKTVRNFGERTAVNTPIQGSAADLIKLAMIRIHRELEKRQLQTRMILQVHDELIFDVPVEEMKEVRELVKDCMENSLVLDVPLLVDLKAGPNWYEVREI is encoded by the coding sequence TTGAATTCCGGATTATTTTTGATTATTGATGGGAACAGCCTGGCTCACAGAGCTTTCCATGCCCTGCCGCTGCTTACTACAAGCCAGGGGATTTTTACAAACGCGGTTTATGGATTTGCCAACATGCTTCTTCGAATTTTATCCGACCGTAAACCGCAGTTTGTCGCGGTATGTTTTGACAAGGGCAAGATTACCTTTAGACACAGCGATTACGGGGAATATAAATCTAAACGAAAGCCTACCGCCGAGGAGCTTCGTCCGCAGTTCCCGCTAATCAAGGAATTTTTACAGGCAATGTGCATCAGGATTTCTGAATATGACAACTATGAGGCTGATGATTTAATAGGTACGCTGGCGGTTCTCTCAGAAAGGGCTGGCATGAAAAACCTCATCCTGACTGGCGACCAGGATGCGCTTCAAATGGTTTCGCCGCTGACCAAGGTTTTGCTTACTAAAAAAGGGATTACGGAACTCGAAGAATATACTGAGGAAAAGGTCCGGGAGCGTTATGGAGTGTTGCCGGCCTTCTTTGCGGATCTTAAAGGTCTAACCGGCGACCAATCGGACAATATACCAGGCGTTCCGGGAATAGGGCCTAAAACGGCTTCCGTGCTTTTGCAAAAATACGGAACCCTTGAAAACATACTCGGCAATCTGGCTGAACTTCCCGAAAAGCAAAGGGGGAAAATTGAACCGTTTGCCTCACAGGCTGTTTTATCAAAACAGCTGGCTGTGCTGATTAAGGATGTCCCTTTACAGGAAGAAATCAGTGATTACACATGGCCGGGGGCCGATTACAAAAAGCTGATCGAATTCTGCGGCAAATACGAGTTTAAGAGTTTGATCCGCTCACTTACACAGACCGGCCAGAAACCTAAAAACAAGAAGCAGGCAAGGGATACGGGCAGTCTGTTCAAGGAAGCGGAGTACGCCAAAACAACAAGCGACGATTTATACCCGGTTGAAAAACCGGAAGATCTGGAAACGCTGGTTGAAGAAGTGCGGCGGGCCGGATGCGCCGCCCTGGCCGTAAACGGCAGTTTTGACGGCGGGGCTGAGAGGGCGGTATTTGCATTCCCTTCTGCCGGGGAAACTCAAGACGGGCCGGAAATTAAGACGGCAGTTTTTTCCTTAACCGGGCAGGGCCTGAAGGCTTTAAAGGCGATTTGCACAGACAGGAGTATAGATTTAATCGCCCACGACGGCAAAAAGCTGATCCGCATTTTAAAGGCCAATGGAATAACCATTGGGAACCTGTCCTTTGACACAATGCTCGCCGCCTATATCTTAAATCCCGGACTCTCCGGCTACCGGCTCAGAGATCTTGCCCTGGAGCATCTGAAAGAAATTATCCCGGGCGATGAGGATAGCTCCATGCTTACAAGCGTACGGGCGACCTGCCGGTTGGCGGATATTCTGAAAGATAAACTGCATCTGCAGGAAGCAGACGAACTTTTCTACAAAGTAGAAATGCCCCTTGTTTACGTTCTGGCGGACATGGAATCCGCAGGAGTGGCGGTGGATAGAGAACAATTGGCCGACTTATCGGATGAACTGGCCCGAAAAATAGATGATCTTACCCGGGAGATTTACGCTCTTGCGGACTGCGAGTTTAATATAAATTCAACCAGGCAGCTTTCTCAAATTTTGTTTGAAAAACTTCAGCTTCCTGTGATCAGACGCACAAAAACAGGATTCTCCACTGATGCGGGCGTTCTGGAAGAACTTGCCGATTCCCACCCGATTGTGAACAAGATACTTGATCACAGGATGCTGGCCAAGTTGAAGTCCACTTATGTGGACGGGATGGTTTCCTTGATTAATCCGGTGACAGGCAGGCTGCATACTACTTTTCACCAGGCTGTCACCGCTACAGGCCGTCTGAGCAGTTCGGACCCGAATTTGCAGAATATACCCGCCCGTGTGGAAGAAGGAAGAAAAATAAGGCAGGTATTTATACCCCGTCAGAAAGGGAACCTGATTCTTACCGCCGATTATTCCCAAATTGAACTGCGCCTGCTTGCCCATCTGAGCAGCGATGAAAATCTCAAGGAGGCCTTTTTACAGGGAGAGGATATCCACACCAAAACAGCGGCGGAAGTGTTCAGTATTTCGGTTGTGGAAGTTACCAACCAGATGCGCAGCAGGGCTAAAGCCATCAACTTCGGAATTATCTATGGGATCAGCGATTACGGCCTGGCCAGGAACGCGAACATCTCGCGCCAGGAAGCCAAACAATATATTAAAAGTTATTTTGAACGCTATTCAGGCGTTCAGGAATACATTAAGAGCGCTGTTGAAGAAGCACGCAGCAAAGGGTACGCGTCTACGATTATGAACCGGCGGCGTTACCTGCCCGACCTGTTCAGCCCGAACAAGACGGTACGTAATTTCGGTGAACGTACCGCCGTGAATACGCCAATCCAGGGAAGCGCGGCGGATTTGATCAAACTAGCGATGATCCGCATTCACCGGGAGCTAGAAAAACGGCAGCTTCAAACCAGGATGATTCTCCAGGTTCATGATGAACTTATCTTTGATGTCCCGGTCGAGGAGATGAAGGAAGTCCGGGAGCTTGTCAAGGACTGCATGGAAAATAGCCTTGTTCTGGATGTTCCCCTGCTTGTTGATTTGAAAGCCGGGCCCAACTGGTATGAAGTGAGAGAAATATAG
- a CDS encoding universal stress protein: protein MFKRILVAYDNGDKAKKAVEEAIEIAKDGNGEICLLSSVKMPGFITTVTTPDMIKDLQEDTRKYFTEVLKGYEEKIINEGIKASFVILDESPGKGIVRYAEKENFDLIIMGSANRGTVERIFLGLGSVSNYVLQHAKCPVLVVKG from the coding sequence GTGTTTAAAAGAATACTGGTTGCCTATGACAACGGCGACAAGGCCAAAAAAGCTGTAGAAGAAGCGATTGAAATCGCCAAAGACGGTAATGGGGAGATCTGCCTGTTGTCTTCAGTGAAAATGCCCGGCTTCATCACAACCGTGACTACCCCTGATATGATCAAGGACCTGCAGGAGGATACCCGTAAGTATTTTACCGAAGTGCTGAAAGGATATGAAGAGAAAATTATTAATGAAGGTATTAAGGCAAGTTTTGTTATTTTAGACGAGAGCCCCGGCAAAGGTATTGTCCGTTATGCGGAAAAAGAGAATTTCGACCTGATTATTATGGGCTCGGCCAACCGGGGGACCGTGGAAAGGATCTTCCTGGGATTAGGCAGTGTCTCCAATTATGTACTGCAGCATGCTAAATGTCCGGTACTGGTTGTTAAAGGATAA
- a CDS encoding peptidase S41 gives MLKKSVALILLIFLMFFPVLPAPAADDIEQGISTIQEIMEYIDENYITPTDINSLTQNAIEGIIDSLNDPYTEYLSPDTLEEFSSSLENQFTGIGVELEISPPYPIIKKVIEDSPAQEAGLKKDDLIITINGMDIAKQPLWDAVGKIRGPEGTFVNLGIRRSGESDFNVNIERASISGPTCDWEVLSGNTGYISVRTFSSRTAEEFNTALSQLKEKEVNGLVLDLRSNPGGYLQAAVDLADNFLPDKSLVVTTFYRDGHKDKYYTSGDNEKLDLPVVILVNEYTASASEILAGAIRDYEKASLAGVRTYGKGVIQEVIPLQNGGALKITVAEYHTPDGYSIDKKGLIPDRLVSTPELQLAAALRMLNSSGKQEVTLDLKEESMSVNKEITGVYLEPLTDGGRDYLPLRLVLEAFGYSVEYQASNESLLVKNGKNNMVLPLKNGGNTLINNVQVNLDGAILIREGRTYLNIEILKTLNIKVFKNGTEIILEED, from the coding sequence TTGCTTAAAAAGTCGGTTGCTTTAATTCTTTTGATTTTTCTGATGTTTTTCCCTGTACTGCCGGCGCCGGCCGCCGATGACATTGAGCAGGGAATATCAACTATTCAAGAAATCATGGAGTACATTGATGAGAATTATATAACACCCACTGATATTAATTCCCTGACCCAGAACGCTATAGAAGGGATCATTGATTCATTAAATGATCCGTATACAGAGTACCTGAGCCCGGATACGCTCGAAGAATTCTCCAGTTCTTTAGAGAATCAATTTACAGGTATAGGAGTCGAACTTGAAATCAGTCCGCCCTATCCCATTATTAAAAAAGTAATTGAGGATTCCCCCGCACAGGAAGCCGGCCTGAAAAAAGATGATTTAATTATTACTATAAACGGGATGGATATTGCGAAACAGCCCCTCTGGGATGCGGTCGGCAAGATCCGCGGCCCGGAAGGAACCTTTGTCAACTTGGGCATAAGGCGCTCCGGTGAAAGCGATTTCAACGTGAATATAGAAAGAGCTTCAATAAGCGGTCCGACGTGTGATTGGGAAGTTTTATCAGGCAACACAGGTTATATTTCTGTCCGTACCTTTTCCAGCCGCACAGCGGAAGAATTTAATACAGCATTAAGTCAATTGAAAGAAAAAGAAGTAAATGGCCTGGTTCTGGACCTGCGCAGCAATCCCGGCGGCTATCTGCAGGCGGCCGTTGACCTGGCGGACAATTTTCTTCCGGATAAAAGCCTTGTTGTAACAACTTTTTACCGTGACGGGCATAAGGATAAGTATTATACTTCCGGAGATAACGAAAAATTGGACCTGCCGGTAGTTATTCTGGTTAATGAATATACAGCCAGCGCCTCCGAAATTTTGGCAGGAGCCATCAGGGACTATGAAAAAGCATCTCTGGCGGGAGTTCGGACATACGGCAAGGGAGTAATCCAGGAAGTGATTCCCCTTCAAAACGGCGGCGCCTTGAAAATTACTGTAGCTGAATATCATACTCCCGACGGATATTCAATAGACAAAAAGGGCCTTATCCCGGACAGGCTGGTTTCTACTCCGGAACTCCAGTTGGCGGCCGCCCTGAGAATGTTAAACTCTTCCGGCAAGCAGGAAGTAACCCTGGATTTAAAAGAAGAAAGCATGTCGGTAAACAAGGAAATAACTGGAGTATATCTTGAGCCCCTGACAGACGGCGGAAGGGACTACCTTCCCTTGCGCCTCGTGCTGGAAGCTTTTGGCTACTCCGTAGAATACCAGGCGAGCAATGAAAGCCTGCTTGTTAAGAACGGGAAGAACAATATGGTATTACCCTTGAAAAATGGTGGCAATACTCTTATTAACAATGTTCAGGTTAATTTAGACGGAGCGATATTAATCAGAGAAGGACGAACATATCTTAATATAGAAATATTAAAGACGCTTAATATTAAAGTCTTTAAAAATGGGACCGAAATAATACTTGAAGAAGATTAA
- a CDS encoding D-alanyl-D-alanine carboxypeptidase — MLLRAFFIVLLLSFAVPHASYAKPPSISADAAVMMDEKTGRLYFEKNPLKQRPPASLTKIMTAIIALENSSPGDVVTVSKNAASVYEGQTISLRTGDKITLDNLLKAALVYSANNSTVAIAEHVAGSEKIFLEMMNEKARLIGAVNTHFTNTNGYTHPNHYSTACDLALITRYALNNPAFRKYVRSKEANVEWIEPKKSEKINSTNRLLGGSYPGIEGVKTGSTSAAGNCLIVLANRDGRSLITVVLDCYDRYQDTMAVLDYGFNQIVSLELCSTDKTSAYLPVRGGKESSVALVGEKNHTIDLLRSDLPMLKRKLDLVPDISAPVSYRQKLGKESFYLGDRKLASIDLVAEKQIPRKGLGARLYEKIFGSQS; from the coding sequence ATGCTTCTAAGGGCCTTTTTTATTGTTCTGCTTCTATCCTTTGCAGTCCCTCATGCTTCTTATGCCAAACCTCCTTCAATAAGCGCCGACGCCGCCGTAATGATGGATGAAAAAACCGGCCGGTTATATTTCGAAAAGAATCCATTAAAGCAGCGGCCGCCGGCCAGCCTGACTAAAATTATGACCGCAATAATCGCCCTGGAAAACAGCAGTCCGGGTGATGTAGTTACTGTATCCAAAAACGCCGCTTCTGTTTACGAAGGGCAGACAATCAGCCTGCGTACCGGCGATAAAATCACCCTGGATAACTTACTGAAGGCGGCTTTAGTCTATTCAGCCAATAACAGCACTGTGGCTATTGCGGAGCATGTGGCGGGCTCGGAAAAAATATTTCTGGAAATGATGAACGAAAAAGCAAGGCTTATTGGGGCTGTCAATACGCACTTTACCAACACAAACGGTTATACACACCCCAACCACTACTCAACCGCCTGCGACCTCGCCCTGATTACCAGGTATGCCCTTAACAATCCGGCATTCAGAAAATACGTCCGCAGCAAAGAGGCAAATGTTGAGTGGATTGAACCAAAGAAAAGTGAAAAAATAAACAGCACCAATCGGCTGCTTGGAGGAAGCTATCCCGGCATTGAAGGAGTCAAAACAGGCTCGACTTCCGCCGCCGGCAACTGCCTGATTGTCCTGGCCAACAGGGACGGCCGCAGCTTGATCACCGTTGTCCTGGACTGCTACGACCGCTACCAGGATACCATGGCTGTTCTGGACTACGGGTTTAACCAGATTGTCTCGTTGGAACTGTGCAGTACAGATAAGACATCCGCATACCTGCCGGTCCGGGGAGGAAAGGAATCCAGCGTTGCGCTTGTAGGAGAGAAAAATCACACAATTGATCTGCTGCGCAGCGACCTTCCCATGTTAAAAAGAAAGCTGGACCTCGTTCCAGACATCTCAGCGCCTGTATCTTACAGGCAAAAGCTGGGCAAAGAGTCATTCTATCTTGGAGATAGAAAACTTGCCAGCATCGACCTTGTAGCCGAAAAACAGATTCCGCGCAAAGGCCTCGGCGCCCGGTTATACGAAAAGATATTCGGCAGCCAGAGTTAA
- a CDS encoding sensor histidine kinase KdpD produces the protein MTDQDTTSSNLNGKKRGRMTVFLGVSDGAGKTYAMLDAARERLAEGIDVVIGLVDTHGSMETDTLLKGLPALARRRLAYGEEKFEEIDLNAILDRRPGLVLVDDLAHINIPGSNHTYRYQDVEELLTAGINVYTTINIQHIETLNDIVTRIIGTAVKETVPDKFLESAFQIQLVDIPPEELIRRLKDGKAYMPGQDEEALRRFYRPGNINALRELALRYTAKRVSYALETYMEDHSIEGPWPTGDRIMVCVSPSPFSAQLIRMAGRIAEGMKAEWLAVYVETPRRSPPNEAERNLLARNLQLAVDLGAETITQTGNDIAGELLELARKRNVSQILIGKSLRTAFWEWTHSSIADNVIRRSRGAGIYVIPNKPKAEKQKKLPFPTLRIPLINHLLPLVTMALFAVLVGLVYPYVGLVNVAMILILPILFSAVKWGTGPAVTAAVVCSLIFDYFYIPPVPGFIPADLPYLFSLVVFIIVALLTGTLSGRLQQQVISSRRRETRMAALYSLSRDIVAVSEINPAMEIVARRISETTDSQAAVLLPDQNGKLELRAGASSQDFLNDSELAVARWAFERGEIAGKGTRTLNSAVGLYIPLRTEQYSQGVLCIKLDIKERYLQLEQRRLLEAFANLTALLVTRIKLAELAKESQLAAESERLRTALFDSLSHDLRTPLASIIGAVTSILEGEGFFSPEASHDLLQTIKQGALRMNRFVGNLLDMAKLESGLIRLNKDWCDIREIIGVAVRNMKDPLRDRPLKIEVSPDLPLVKVDFVLLEQVLVNLLDNAIKYSATGSEICIFASHDNKQVKVTVTDYGQGISVEDLDHVFDKFYRLKSPHQVSGTGLGLAICKGLIETHGGSIWASNNPSGGLDVSFILPLGEAVPCKPVDIDGEENNDH, from the coding sequence ATGACTGATCAGGATACAACCTCATCTAATCTGAACGGCAAGAAACGCGGCAGGATGACAGTTTTCCTCGGGGTATCCGACGGCGCGGGCAAGACATACGCCATGCTTGACGCGGCCAGGGAACGGCTTGCCGAGGGCATAGACGTTGTTATCGGTTTGGTGGACACTCATGGAAGTATGGAAACAGATACCCTGCTCAAAGGCTTGCCTGCACTTGCACGTCGGCGTCTTGCTTACGGGGAAGAGAAATTCGAAGAAATAGACCTTAATGCCATTCTTGACCGCCGTCCCGGTCTTGTACTGGTGGATGATCTGGCGCACATCAACATACCAGGGTCAAATCATACCTACCGCTACCAGGACGTTGAGGAATTGCTAACAGCTGGTATTAACGTCTACACAACCATAAACATTCAACATATTGAAACATTAAATGATATCGTAACCAGGATAATAGGAACTGCAGTAAAGGAAACCGTACCTGATAAATTTTTAGAATCCGCCTTTCAGATTCAACTGGTTGACATTCCTCCCGAGGAACTCATCCGGAGGCTGAAAGATGGCAAGGCATATATGCCCGGCCAGGATGAAGAAGCCCTCCGGAGATTCTATCGCCCCGGAAATATCAACGCTCTAAGGGAATTGGCTTTACGCTACACTGCGAAAAGGGTTAGCTATGCGCTCGAAACATATATGGAGGATCACAGCATTGAAGGCCCATGGCCGACTGGAGACCGGATCATGGTCTGCGTCAGCCCCAGCCCGTTTTCGGCACAGTTGATCAGGATGGCCGGACGAATTGCGGAAGGCATGAAGGCGGAGTGGCTGGCCGTTTATGTTGAAACCCCAAGGCGTTCTCCTCCAAATGAAGCCGAAAGAAATCTCCTGGCCAGGAACCTGCAATTAGCCGTTGATCTTGGCGCTGAAACAATAACACAAACCGGCAATGACATTGCCGGGGAACTGCTGGAATTGGCCAGGAAGCGCAATGTATCACAGATATTAATAGGTAAGTCACTGCGCACTGCATTTTGGGAGTGGACACACAGTTCAATTGCTGACAATGTAATCAGGCGGAGCCGCGGAGCAGGTATTTATGTAATTCCGAATAAACCAAAAGCGGAAAAGCAAAAAAAACTGCCTTTCCCCACCTTGAGGATTCCACTCATCAACCATCTTTTACCTCTGGTGACAATGGCTTTATTCGCCGTCTTGGTCGGTCTTGTCTATCCATACGTCGGTTTGGTAAATGTCGCAATGATTTTAATACTGCCTATTTTATTCAGCGCAGTCAAATGGGGAACAGGTCCGGCGGTTACGGCTGCGGTTGTCTGTTCGCTGATTTTTGACTATTTCTACATACCTCCTGTCCCCGGCTTTATACCGGCAGACCTGCCCTATCTTTTCTCCCTGGTTGTTTTTATAATAGTTGCGCTGCTGACTGGAACTCTTTCAGGCCGTCTCCAACAGCAGGTAATCAGCTCCAGGCGGCGTGAAACAAGAATGGCGGCGCTATACTCGTTAAGCCGGGATATCGTAGCAGTTTCGGAAATTAATCCGGCAATGGAAATTGTAGCCAGAAGAATATCAGAAACTACTGATTCCCAGGCAGCCGTACTACTGCCGGATCAGAACGGAAAGCTGGAACTCAGGGCAGGCGCTTCTTCACAGGACTTCCTTAATGACAGCGAATTGGCCGTTGCCAGGTGGGCTTTTGAGCGTGGTGAGATAGCCGGAAAAGGCACAAGAACATTGAACAGCGCTGTCGGGCTATATATACCACTCAGAACCGAGCAGTATTCCCAAGGAGTTCTATGCATAAAGCTTGACATCAAGGAACGATACCTGCAACTGGAACAAAGGCGGCTGCTGGAGGCTTTTGCAAACTTAACTGCGCTCTTAGTCACCAGGATAAAGCTTGCCGAACTGGCCAAAGAATCTCAATTGGCAGCCGAATCCGAGAGGCTCCGTACCGCTCTGTTTGATTCCCTCTCACACGATCTGCGTACACCGCTGGCTTCTATAATCGGCGCTGTGACATCGATTCTTGAAGGTGAGGGATTTTTTAGTCCTGAAGCCAGTCATGATCTTTTGCAAACAATTAAGCAGGGAGCTTTACGGATGAACAGGTTTGTCGGCAATCTTCTTGATATGGCTAAACTGGAGAGCGGACTAATCCGCTTGAATAAAGACTGGTGCGATATTCGGGAAATAATCGGGGTTGCGGTAAGAAACATGAAAGACCCACTGCGCGACAGACCCCTTAAAATAGAGGTTTCGCCCGACCTGCCCCTGGTTAAGGTTGATTTTGTTTTACTGGAGCAGGTGCTGGTTAATCTGCTGGATAACGCTATTAAATACTCCGCTACGGGAAGTGAAATATGCATATTCGCCAGTCATGACAACAAACAGGTTAAGGTAACTGTAACTGATTATGGACAGGGAATTTCAGTTGAAGACCTGGATCATGTTTTCGATAAGTTCTACAGGCTTAAGTCACCCCATCAGGTTAGCGGCACAGGTCTCGGCCTGGCAATCTGTAAAGGGCTAATCGAAACTCATGGAGGAAGCATTTGGGCATCCAACAATCCCAGCGGAGGTCTGGACGTCAGCTTCATTTTGCCGCTTGGCGAGGCAGTACCCTGTAAGCCTGTTGATATTGACGGGGAGGAAAATAATGATCACTAA
- a CDS encoding DNA-binding response regulator has translation MITKGARILVIDDEIEIRGLLKVALSGHGFEVKGAATGRDGLDEITAFKPELVILDLGLPDLNGLEVLKNLREWSGIPVIILSVKGQENDKIAALDAGADDYVTKPFGMGELLARIRAALRHAAGTEDEPVLVFDDLTIDFARRYVTVNNRKIRLTPTEYELLKNLALNAGKVLTHKHLIRAVWKMTYEYDTHSLRVYIGQLRRKIEADSSYPRHIITEPGVGYRLL, from the coding sequence ATGATCACTAAAGGAGCGCGCATCCTGGTCATAGATGATGAAATAGAAATCAGAGGGCTGCTGAAAGTGGCTTTGTCAGGTCACGGCTTTGAAGTCAAGGGAGCGGCGACCGGCCGGGACGGCCTTGATGAAATTACAGCTTTTAAGCCGGAACTGGTTATCCTTGACCTGGGATTGCCGGATCTAAACGGCCTGGAAGTGCTGAAAAATCTGCGCGAGTGGTCCGGTATTCCGGTAATTATTCTTTCTGTTAAAGGCCAGGAAAACGACAAAATAGCTGCTTTAGATGCCGGAGCAGATGACTATGTAACCAAGCCTTTCGGGATGGGTGAACTGTTGGCCAGGATAAGGGCGGCTTTGCGCCATGCGGCCGGTACTGAAGATGAGCCTGTATTGGTTTTTGACGACTTGACCATTGACTTTGCCCGCCGCTATGTAACCGTCAACAACAGGAAAATTAGACTTACCCCTACAGAATATGAATTGCTTAAGAACCTGGCTTTAAATGCCGGCAAGGTGCTGACTCACAAGCATCTAATCCGCGCTGTCTGGAAAATGACATATGAGTACGATACCCACTCCCTGCGGGTATATATAGGCCAGCTGCGTCGTAAGATTGAAGCCGACTCATCATATCCCCGCCATATTATTACGGAACCGGGTGTTGGATACAGGCTTTTATAA
- a CDS encoding HicB family protein, with product MPRKFKVILTWDNDAQVYVVTVPALPGCLTQGKDRKEALERIQEAITGHIEALKLIGQTVPQGDVEFAEVQVSVL from the coding sequence ATGCCGCGCAAGTTCAAGGTTATCCTTACCTGGGATAATGATGCCCAGGTTTATGTTGTAACAGTTCCCGCACTACCTGGCTGTCTTACTCAGGGAAAGGACAGAAAGGAAGCATTGGAACGGATCCAAGAAGCTATAACGGGCCATATTGAAGCCCTAAAGCTGATAGGACAGACTGTCCCTCAGGGAGACGTTGAGTTTGCTGAAGTACAGGTCAGCGTTTTATGA
- a CDS encoding lytic transglycosylase, producing MLLLRRILFALILLLIIFNLDHIGRFFYPFSHHDLIMRNAKKYNLDSCLMAAVIKTESNFNASALSDQGAIGLMQIMPETGKWAADQIGIQGYSTNKLYDPETNILIGTWYLSSLNGEFGGNMVLVLAAYNGGSGNVRKWLQSEEISGTEKDIALAPYPETRHFIRKVLRNYKIYSLLYGHQENPI from the coding sequence GTGCTTTTGTTAAGGCGGATCCTTTTTGCGCTGATTTTACTGCTGATAATCTTCAATCTGGATCACATCGGACGTTTCTTTTACCCGTTTTCCCATCACGATTTAATTATGCGGAATGCGAAGAAGTATAATCTCGATTCCTGCCTGATGGCTGCGGTAATCAAGACTGAAAGCAATTTTAACGCAAGCGCCCTTTCTGATCAGGGCGCCATAGGATTAATGCAGATAATGCCTGAAACGGGGAAATGGGCAGCTGACCAGATAGGTATACAAGGATATTCCACCAACAAGCTTTACGATCCTGAGACCAATATCCTGATCGGTACGTGGTATTTGTCCAGTTTAAACGGAGAGTTTGGCGGCAATATGGTTCTTGTCCTGGCGGCCTATAACGGCGGAAGCGGGAATGTAAGAAAATGGCTGCAAAGCGAGGAAATTTCCGGAACCGAGAAAGACATTGCTTTGGCGCCTTACCCGGAAACAAGGCATTTTATCCGAAAAGTGCTCAGGAACTATAAGATATACAGTCTTCTTTACGGCCACCAGGAAAATCCAATTTGA